One part of the Truepera radiovictrix DSM 17093 genome encodes these proteins:
- a CDS encoding superoxide dismutase has protein sequence MAFNLPDLPYPTDALEPHIDAKTMEIHHDKHHGTYTTKLNDAVQGTELEGLSIEEILRKGAENLPAAVRNNGGGYYNHNLFWEWLSPQGGGEPTGELAEAIARDFGSFAAFKEKFSEAAANRFGSGWAWLVSENGKLSITSTPNQDNPMMEGKHAILGLDVWEHAYYLKYQNRRPEYIQAFWNVVNWPKVSELYAQTK, from the coding sequence ATGGCCTTTAATCTGCCCGATCTGCCTTACCCAACAGACGCGCTCGAGCCCCACATCGACGCCAAGACGATGGAGATCCACCACGACAAGCACCACGGCACCTACACCACGAAGCTTAACGACGCGGTTCAAGGGACCGAGCTCGAGGGGCTCTCGATCGAGGAGATCCTCCGCAAGGGCGCTGAGAACCTGCCCGCGGCGGTGCGCAACAACGGCGGCGGCTACTACAACCACAACCTCTTCTGGGAGTGGCTGAGCCCGCAGGGGGGCGGCGAACCCACCGGCGAGCTTGCCGAGGCCATCGCCCGCGACTTCGGCTCGTTCGCGGCCTTTAAGGAGAAGTTCAGCGAGGCGGCCGCCAACCGCTTCGGTTCGGGGTGGGCGTGGCTCGTCTCCGAAAACGGCAAGCTCTCGATCACCAGCACCCCCAACCAGGACAACCCCATGATGGAGGGCAAGCACGCCATCCTGGGCCTCGACGTGTGGGAGCACGCGTACTACCTCAAGTACCAAAACCGCCGCCCCGAGTACATCCAGGCGTTCTGGAACGTCGTCAACTGGCCCAAAGTGAGCGAGCTGTACGCGCAGACGAAGTAA